CAGAAAGTTTCGGTCTCGGGGTCTGCTGCGCACTTTTCGATTCTTGGTCCCCGAACCGGGTTTCATGTTCGATGAGTGTGTATTTGTAATGGGGCCTTGACGGATCATGGATGTCACTGCTCAATTGACTACACCGCCACTCTCTGCATAGCACCGCCACACAGATGTGGCTGGTCAAATTGATGGGTATACTACACAGTACACCCCATTTCTTAGCGATTCCTTGCTTTTCGACCCAGAGTAAACCTACTCTCACGGGTTTTGCATGCGATGGTATCATTGAAGGTGTTGATCCAGTACAGCAGTGTTGCGCTACTAACAAAGAGAACCGGAAGCCGTATAGAGAGCTTTGACATTACCTCAGCCGCCAACGATCGAGGTGATATCCATTACGAACAAAGGCATGTAACGCGGGCGTGATCCAGAACCTCCACATCCTTCTTGCGTGCCACCCAAATAAGCGGTCCTTACTTTACCTTGCGGATAGTAGATCCTTCGTGCTTGCATCCTGAGATCTGTTTTCCGTGTCAGATAAACTGGGAACATTGCCACAGAAGGCAGCAACGTTTAAGCAGAAGCTGCGAGCTGTTTACGAGGGTCTCGATTCAGTCTACAAAGAAGAACAGACTGGGGTCATGCGCCACGATACACCGTATGCGGCTACAGGGGTGTGGCGCAAACAAGATTGAGACAGGGATGAGCCTGTCGGGTCAGGCTGTCACATCTCATCCTGGTCTGCGGGCCCGCAACTGGTCCACCGCTCGTCATTTCCCGTTTGGGCCCCGTACTACCCGCAAATTTCCATCCTCAAACCCGCCCCGTCGATAGTTCACGTATCTCCAGCTGTTCCAGTTCTGTTAGGGGCGAGGGCAGAGAGCAGGCAGGATTATTTCAGAACTCTAATTCCGTGCAAGACGACGAACATGGCAATACATGCCAATCGGCGGGATGGAGAGGTTTCCACGCCTCAACGAAGCAACGCCAGTCTTTGTGTTGAGGCTGAATTTCAGTCCACCGCGCGTTCCCACTCGCTTTGCTGCCCGTGAAGACGATGGCACAATCTCGCTGTAAAAGAGTGCTCGATACACTTTCCGACTATGGACTACTATAAGGGATGGAAGGCATCTTACCCTTGCTATCAAGAACGTGGTTATAATAATCTGGATAAACACTCCGGCGCCACGCGATTCGTTCGAGAGTCGACCGACACTGTGGATGGATCAAGTACCCGAAAATAATGCGTGCTAGGCCCAAGATCCCGGAATTTGACTCGTCCATGGCCTTGACAAATGCCGCCTGTGATCCACGCAGCCGGATTAAGCGACTCGCACAATTTGTCTACAAGCGCCGTTCGATGGGCAAAAAGGGTCTGCAGGATCAAGGGGGTTGATGGGGAACGGTCAATGTTCGCCGAGGCTCGGCCGAAGGGATAAAGAAAACCATGGCGAGAGAAAAAGCAAGACTACACACCATTGATGGTCCCCTGGTTGGCTGTACCACCGGACCAGACTATCATTAGGCACAGCATATCATACTACTGCCCAGCCCCAGGTCCAGCGAGTCAAAGCTTCATGGTGTGGCAAACTGATCCCCCTGATCCGATCGTTGTTGCGAGTTCCACTATTCCAATGCGAATAGTTGCCCACAATCCGCGGCAAACGATCATTttgcatcctgcagctctaTCGTCTTGAGATGACCCGCTGACCAACCAATCTACTATACTTCATCTACCATGTTTTGCCGATCCCTCATGGCATAGTTCGCCGCTCGTATGTGTGGCAAACGCCTATTTCCCTGATACCTAGATGAAGCAGGTTTGGAGACGcagatgatgttgaagaattGCGAAAGCTTATCCAAGCAGAACCTTCACAAATGTGCCCACTCCCTGGATCATGACCGACTCTTTCCATCACATCAGCTTTCGTcgtctatataaagatagcAATACCTCTCCATTCCAACCTTAATTCTTTGTATCCGATATCAACAGATTCAAGCACTTTCCTCCCAATTCCAATCTCCAACCACCATTATCAGCTATCCTCTTCTCTCTGCCCGTTGTCAGGTTCAACCCCTCCATCGTCATTATAAACATTCCGGTTCCTATTCAAAAATGAGTTCAAGCAGAGAATACAGCCTCACATTCGCGATCGCGCCCCCCGCATCCGTTCGTCCTGGTGttcccttctctctccctGTCATCGTGGCGGTGCGCCCTATCGGTGCTGCAAGCAGCGATCCATTACAACAGCTAGGCGCGGGTGCGTCTCTTCGAGATGAATCTGGAACCAGTCCCTCTGGCGGTCTGACCGGCACTGTTTCGACAAGCGTACGTAGCCGAGCAGGAAATACCGCGAACGGATATGCTCGACTCGGTCCTCTGAGGATTACGACCCCGGGAAAATACAAGCTACGAGTTACATTGGTCAACAATACATCCAGTGGAGTGACCGTGCGTGGATTTATCGAATCATCTGtcatccatgtccatgcgGGTGCTGCCGCGTCTCAGCAACCAAGTAAGTAACCGCACCAAGGGGGCAACAAAGCACACTGCATTTTTGGCTTTCGGGGGGTTATTTCCAGAGGTATTTTTGCTAACACAGATTTACCGCTTAGCCCCGAGTCAGGTCTCAAAACTGCAGTCATTAATCCCTGAGAATATCGGAATATCGCAAGCCGACATTGTTTCCTGGCAACAAGCCTAAACATCCATTCTAAAGACATCCGGTGTTCATGTTCATTGAGTGGCCTCTCGGGGGCATTATAATCACCCGGTGGTTATTTTGCCCTCGTAAACCTGTGCGGCTTATCTTTCTTTAAGCTCTTTTTCGTTTGTTCCCACCGGCGTTCTTTGTTAGCACAGCTTTCTTtgggtgttgaggagaaAGATGGGGTTTCATTTTGCCGGGTACTCAGATTACGTGTGTTTTCTTTAATCCtagagcagcagcagcaatgccaTCGGCCACTTGGGTGCCCGGGCAACTGTTACAACATTTTCAAGCAGGAGAAGCGTTGGGAACCAGAACTGAGCCTCCGCTCCGGTCCTTCTACCGTCCATGACTCTTGCTCATCAGCTATTCcctttttatattatttcagCATACGCTCTCCTTATAGACAAGCCTTATTTCGTTACTTGGCTTTCACATGCACCTAGTAATATACTATGGTTCCCCAAACAGATGCGACATGAACACCTCGAACTCACAACTAGTATAGTCCTCGAATAACACCTGTAATCCCTGATAGTACCCTCACCATCTTGTCTCGGTAAAAGTTCCCCATCTCCAAACCACCAACCTCGATAATCAGAGTCAGCTTGTACCTGAATAGATAGCGACCCAAGAGAAAACACTGCCGACAATCTACACCCACCAGTCGCCGATCTATACCTAAAGTGCAGAGGCCTATTTTTTGAGAGGGCTATGGATGTCGTGGACTCCTAGGCGATAAATACTATAGTAcgtatctataaatatagccaCCTCCCGTTGCTGTCTTAAACCCTCGTTTATCCTTTTTTGCGTCTCGTTGTTTAGATTATTAGGGCTAGTTGTCCAAGGGCGTTATCTAAGTTATCCAGCGGCCCAAAAGTACTACGCAGGTAATAGGCACGTAGGTACAGGGATTCTGCTGCTGTGCTTTTTTGGAAGAATTTGGACGATGCCCACGGCGTTCATTCCATTGGTTTCTCTTAGTATTACAGGAAAACATTACGAATGGGAAAATGAAAAAGCCATGAATGGGCTGAAGAACGAGTTTCTCATTTCTTAGCGTCTATCGAGAGTGGTAAAGAGAGGGGTCGTAGTCCTCATACAGCGCGGACTGTTGTTCATGGCCGTGGAATGATGCCGAGTTTTCTAAATGGGATCGTTTCTGAACCTGGAAAACCCGCTAGCAGGTTATTTCTAACCCGGCTGTCGCATCGTTCTTCATTCTGAAGT
This region of Aspergillus puulaauensis MK2 DNA, chromosome 5, nearly complete sequence genomic DNA includes:
- a CDS encoding uncharacterized protein (COG:S;~EggNog:ENOG410Q2BF) is translated as MSSSREYSLTFAIAPPASVRPGVPFSLPVIVAVRPIGAASSDPLQQLGAGASLRDESGTSPSGGLTGTVSTSVRSRAGNTANGYARLGPLRITTPGKYKLRVTLVNNTSSGVTVRGFIESSVIHVHAGAAASQQPTPSQVSKLQSLIPENIGISQADIVSWQQA